A region of Streptomyces paludis DNA encodes the following proteins:
- a CDS encoding phosphoglyceromutase: MADAPYKLILLRHGESEWNAKNLFTGWVDVNLTDKGEKEAVRGGELLKDAGLLPDVLHTSLQKRAIRTAQLALESADRHWIPVQRSWRLNERHYGALQGKDKAQTLAEFGEEQFMLWRRSYDTPPPALEDGTEFSQSDDPRYAAIPSDIRPRTECLKDVVDRMLPYWYDSIVPDLLAGRTVLIAAHGNSLRALVKHLDGISDADIAGLNIPTGIPLVYELDADFHPVTPGGTYLDADAAAAAIEAVKNQGKK, encoded by the coding sequence ATGGCCGACGCACCGTACAAGCTGATCCTCCTCCGCCACGGCGAGAGCGAATGGAACGCGAAGAACCTGTTCACCGGCTGGGTGGACGTCAATCTCACCGACAAGGGAGAGAAGGAGGCGGTGCGCGGCGGTGAGCTGCTCAAGGACGCCGGCCTGCTCCCCGATGTCCTGCACACCTCCCTCCAGAAGCGCGCCATCCGCACCGCGCAGCTCGCGCTGGAGTCCGCCGACCGGCACTGGATCCCCGTCCAGCGCTCCTGGCGCCTGAACGAGCGCCACTACGGCGCCCTCCAGGGCAAGGACAAGGCGCAGACGCTCGCCGAGTTCGGCGAGGAGCAGTTCATGCTCTGGCGCCGCTCGTACGACACCCCGCCGCCCGCGCTGGAGGACGGCACCGAGTTCTCGCAGAGCGACGACCCGCGCTACGCCGCGATCCCGAGCGACATCCGCCCCCGGACGGAGTGCCTCAAGGACGTCGTCGACCGGATGCTGCCGTACTGGTACGACTCGATCGTCCCGGACCTGCTCGCCGGCCGTACGGTCCTGATCGCCGCCCACGGCAACAGCCTGCGCGCGCTGGTCAAGCACCTCGACGGCATCTCCGACGCGGACATCGCGGGCCTGAACATCCCGACCGGCATCCCCCTCGTGTACGAGCTGGACGCAGACTTCCACCCGGTCACCCCGGGCGGCACCTACCTGGACGCCGACGCGGCGGCCGCCGCCATCGAGGCCGTCAAGAACCAGGGCAAGAAGTAG
- the phoU gene encoding phosphate signaling complex protein PhoU: MRDAYHEELDSIGEDLVEMARLVGSAIGRATTAMLDADLRLAESVIAGDQKVDDLQHDLEARAIALLARQQPVATDLRIVVTSLRMSADLERAGDLAQHVAKQARLRFPQSPVPHDLHTTLLEMGQLAQRLMAKAAEVIITKDVELALQLEQDDDEMDLLHRTLFQHLMDDRWKHGIETAVDVTLLGRYYERFADHAVSVAKRVVYLVTGEHADEIQQAETPVEGA, from the coding sequence ATGCGGGACGCGTACCACGAGGAACTGGACTCGATAGGCGAGGACCTGGTCGAGATGGCCCGGCTGGTCGGTTCCGCCATCGGCCGCGCCACCACGGCCATGCTCGACGCGGATCTGAGGCTCGCCGAGAGCGTGATCGCCGGTGACCAGAAGGTCGACGACCTCCAGCACGACCTGGAGGCCAGGGCGATCGCCCTGCTGGCACGGCAGCAGCCCGTGGCGACGGATCTGCGGATCGTGGTCACGTCGCTGCGGATGAGCGCCGACCTGGAGCGCGCGGGCGACCTGGCCCAGCACGTCGCCAAGCAGGCCAGGCTCCGCTTCCCGCAGTCGCCCGTGCCGCACGACCTGCACACGACGCTGCTGGAGATGGGGCAGCTGGCGCAGCGCCTGATGGCGAAGGCCGCCGAGGTCATCATCACCAAGGACGTCGAGCTGGCGCTCCAGCTGGAGCAGGACGACGACGAGATGGACCTGCTGCACCGCACGCTGTTCCAGCACCTGATGGACGACCGCTGGAAGCACGGCATCGAGACGGCGGTGGATGTGACGCTGCTGGGCCGCTACTACGAGCGGTTCGCGGACCACGCGGTGTCGGTCGCCAAGCGTGTCGTCTACCTGGTGACGGGCGAGCACGCGGACGAGATCCAGCAGGCGGAGACGCCGGTCGAGGGCGCGTAA
- a CDS encoding sensor histidine kinase, which yields MDVNAAVAALAAIAGVCTGVIAMLAFRWSERDQARPTRTSLNTDAVLPPGVDTVLSVLRSSAVVLDESDSVVKASSAAYALGLVRGGKLAVEPMLHMARDTRRDGEIRQVELDLPRRGTGRGEALAVSARVAPLGSRLVLLLVEDLTEARRIEAVRRDFVANVSHELKTPTGALSLLSEAVMDASDDPEAVTRFAGRMQIEATRLTNLVQELIDLSRVQNDDPLEDSESVRVDELIAEAMDRCRQPASTKQINMASGGTPGLRVWGNRSQLAGALGNLVENAVNYSPARTRVGIAVHRVSASGGNLIEIAVTDQGIGISEKDRERVFERFYRVDPARSRATGGTGLGLAIVKHVAASHGGEVTVWSSEGQGSTFTLRLPEAGGGKQKRARDAPDTSVSTAPAAAAGRPAEEDHGPYPADPSLRLAPPTVIPAPEVLP from the coding sequence ATGGACGTGAACGCGGCAGTCGCCGCATTGGCAGCGATCGCCGGGGTGTGCACCGGCGTGATCGCCATGCTGGCGTTTCGCTGGAGCGAACGCGACCAGGCCAGGCCCACCCGCACCTCGCTGAACACGGACGCCGTGCTGCCCCCGGGCGTCGACACGGTCCTGTCCGTGCTCCGCTCCTCCGCGGTCGTCCTCGACGAGAGCGACTCCGTGGTCAAGGCCAGCTCCGCCGCGTACGCGCTGGGGCTGGTCCGGGGCGGGAAGCTGGCCGTGGAGCCGATGCTCCACATGGCCCGCGACACCCGCAGGGACGGCGAGATACGGCAGGTGGAGCTGGACCTGCCCCGGCGCGGTACGGGCCGGGGCGAGGCCCTCGCCGTGTCCGCCCGGGTCGCGCCGCTCGGCTCCCGCCTCGTGCTGCTCCTGGTGGAGGACCTCACGGAGGCCCGCCGTATCGAAGCGGTACGGCGGGATTTCGTGGCGAATGTCAGCCATGAGCTGAAGACCCCCACCGGGGCGCTCTCCCTGCTCTCCGAGGCCGTCATGGACGCCTCGGACGACCCCGAGGCGGTCACCCGCTTCGCCGGCCGGATGCAGATCGAGGCGACGCGGCTCACCAACCTCGTGCAGGAGCTGATCGACCTCTCCCGGGTGCAGAACGACGACCCGCTGGAGGACTCCGAATCCGTGCGCGTGGACGAGCTGATCGCCGAGGCCATGGACCGCTGCCGGCAGCCCGCGTCCACCAAACAGATCAACATGGCCTCCGGAGGCACGCCCGGCCTGCGCGTTTGGGGGAACCGCAGCCAGCTCGCCGGAGCCCTCGGCAATCTCGTGGAGAACGCCGTCAACTACTCACCGGCCCGGACCCGCGTCGGCATCGCCGTACACCGCGTGTCCGCGTCCGGGGGAAACCTGATCGAGATAGCCGTGACCGACCAGGGCATAGGCATCTCCGAGAAGGACCGTGAACGGGTCTTCGAGCGGTTCTACCGCGTAGACCCGGCCCGCTCCCGGGCCACCGGTGGTACGGGGCTCGGCCTCGCCATCGTCAAGCATGTGGCCGCCTCGCACGGCGGGGAGGTCACCGTATGGAGTTCGGAGGGACAGGGCTCGACGTTCACCCTGCGGCTGCCCGAAGCGGGCGGCGGCAAGCAGAAGCGTGCGCGGGACGCCCCGGACACCTCCGTCTCCACCGCACCGGCTGCCGCAGCCGGCCGCCCGGCCGAGGAAGACCACGGCCCCTACCCCGCAGACCCCAGCCTTCGGCTGGCTCCCCCGACCGTGATTCCTGCCCCGGAGGTCCTTCCGTGA